A genome region from Gossypium hirsutum isolate 1008001.06 chromosome A04, Gossypium_hirsutum_v2.1, whole genome shotgun sequence includes the following:
- the LOC107932715 gene encoding LOW QUALITY PROTEIN: CASP-like protein 2D1 (The sequence of the model RefSeq protein was modified relative to this genomic sequence to represent the inferred CDS: deleted 1 base in 1 codon): MSNNNIAESSNTQNPILKLLDCSLRVSVIPLSVATIWLTVTNKQDNSIYGDVKFNNLLGLKYMVCTSAICAAYALFAAIASWIRYFVTKAWLFFVSDQIVAYLMVTSGAAVMEILYLAYNGDIKVTWSEAGDSYGKFCNKMKVALILHALAVCCFMVLALISAYRVFSKFDPPFFSKQDNEERT; the protein is encoded by the exons ATGAGTAACAACAACATTGCAGAAAGCTCAAACACCCAAAACCCAATCCTCAAATTGCTAGATTGTTCCCTTAGGGTTTCAGTGATTCCACTAAGTGTTGCAACCATTTGGTTAACTGTAACTAACAAGCAAGACAACAGCATCTACGGAGATGTCAAATTCAACAATCTTTTGGGTCTCAA ATACATGGTTTGCACCAGCGCCATATGTGCTGCTTATGCTTTATTTGCTGCCATTGCCTCTTGGATCAGATATTTTGTCACTAAAGCTTGGCTCTTCTTTGTCTCTGATCAG ATTGTAGCATATTTAATGGTGACATCAGGGGCAGCAGTGATGGAAATATTGTACTTAGCATATAATGGGGACATA AAAGTCACGTGGAGTGAAGCCGGCGATAGTTATGGCAAATTCTGCAATAAAATGAAAGTAGCTTTGATCCTCCATGCCTTGGCTGTTTGCTGCTTCATGGTTTTGGCTCTCATCTCTGCTTATAGGGTTTTTAGCAAATTTGACCCTCCTTTTTTTTCTAAACAAGATAATGAagaaaggacttaa
- the LOC107932772 gene encoding probable beta-1,3-galactosyltransferase 4, whose protein sequence is MSWKSKGFDPNPKSMVTKKLTLLLCIGCFCAGMLFSDRMWTVPEAEDKTISRAMGVKDERLKLISEGCDPIRKDAKHESKDILSEVSRTHNAIQTLDKTISNLEMELAATRAVQESIINGSPISDDLKIPETNGKRKYLMVVGINTAFSSRKRRDSVRATWMPQGEERKKLEEEKGIVMRFVIGHSATSGGILDRAIEAEDRKHGDFLRLEHVEGYLELSAKTKTYFATAAALWDADFYVKVDDDVHVNIATLGATLARHRTKPRVYIGCMKSGPVLAQKGVRYHEPEYWKFGEEGNKYFRHATGQLYAISKDLASYISINQHVLHKYANEDVTLGSWFIGLDVEHIDDRSLCCGTTDCEWKAQAGNVCVASFDWTCSGICKSVERMKDVHRRCGEGKNALWSEA, encoded by the exons ATGAGTTGGAAAAGCAAAGGATTTGATCCAAATCCTAAATCTATGGTAACAAAAAAGTTGACTCTTTTGCTTTGCATTGGCTGTTTTTGTGCTGGAATGCTCTTTTCTGATag AATGTGGACAGTGCCGGAGGCAGAGGATAAAACCATATCACGAGCAATGGGTGTTAAAGATGAAAGACTAAAGTTAATTTCAGAGGGTTGTGATCCGATACGA AAGGATGCGAAGCATGAATCAAAGGATATACTCAGTGAAGTTTCGAGGACTCATAATGCTATACA AACGTTGGACAAAACAATATCGAATTTGGAGATGGAGTTAGCCGCTACAAGGGCAGTGCAAGAATCAATAATTAACGGTTCTCCCATTTCCGACGACCTGAAAATCCCCGAAACAAATGGGAAACGGAAATACTTAATGGTTGTAGGCATCAATACCGCTTTTAGTAGCAGAAAACGAAGAGATTCAGTCCGTGCTACTTGGATGCCtcaaggagaagaaagaaagaagcttGAAGAGGAGAAGGGAATCGTAATGCGATTCGTAATCGGCCATAG TGCTACCTCCGGGGGTATCCTCGATAGAGCTATTGAAGCAGAAGACCGAAAGCATGGGGACTTTCTGCGGCTG GAGCACGTTGAGGGTTATCTCGAATTATCAGCCAAGACAAAGACATACTTCGCCACTGCTGCTGCTTTGTGGGATGCTGATTTCTATGTCAAAGTCGATGATGATGTGCATGTAAATATAG CAACACTTGGAGCAACCTTGGCTCGACATCGAACCAAGCCCCGGGTTTATATCGGTTGTATGAAATCCGGTCCCGTTCTTGCCCAAAA GGGAGTAAGATATCACGAACCCGAATATTGGAAATTCGGTGAGGAAGGAAACAAGTATTTCCGGCACGCAACGGGGCAACTATATGCCATCTCTAAAGATTTAGCTTCCTATATATCAATTAACCA GCATGTGCTGCATAAGTATGCCAATGAAGATGTTACGTTGGGATCGTGGTTTATAGGGTTGGATGTCGAGCATATAGATGACCGAAGCCTATGCTGTGGCACCACAG ATTGCGAGTGGAAGGCTCAAGCGGGCAACGTTTGTGTTGCTTCGTTCGATTGGACCTGCAGTGGGATATGCAAGTCTGTTGAGAGGATGAAAGACGTTCACCGACGGTGTGGAGAAGGCAAGAATGCTTTGTGGAGTGAAGCTTAG